In the Tamandua tetradactyla isolate mTamTet1 chromosome 24, mTamTet1.pri, whole genome shotgun sequence genome, gccccagttTGGCACAGTCTATAGGAGTGTCATCACcatcttgatgccttaatttggacttttttttttaacctcaaaaccgtaagctaataaatgcccattgtttaagccaacccatttcatggtatatgcTTGAGCACatacaggaaactaaaacagtaataataatggcAAAATGggtcattcatccattcatccttcCTGCTCTGGCTCCCTTGTACTGAAAATATCAGCCACAGCTACCTGTTTCCTTATGACCCCTCAAAGTCACATGATCATACTTTTGCACTGAGCAAAAACTGATCTGTTAATGCAGAAAACATCCCATTTCTGATCTTGTCACCCTGTGACCAACCCCTCGAACATGCTGGGCCCTCTCTCTGCCCTGACACTCCCATTGGAGGACTCCCTTGCACTCCAAAGTCTAAAAGACAATTTAATGGACACCTATACTTAGCATTTCTGTTTGTTCCAGGAACGAGTTGATGCTTATGCAAACAGGCCAAAGAGCAATGATGAACGTAGACCTAGGGAGCTGCTCCAAGTTTTCCACACGGACTTTCCTCTTGCTTTTCCGATCATCCATGTCTTCCCTACAGTTTTGCAATAAAGCTTTTTTGGGTATGCTCTGAAACTTTCCAGTAGCAATCTGAAAAAATACCAAAGTCTGCTTTCCTTTAACTTGGAAACGTTAAAAGCTACATTTGTTGGCACCATTTTGGCTCCTCCACAATCACCACCTCCCCCTTCTATGGCATGTACACTTCATTACCCTAATGAAAAATGCTATACACTTTGAATACTGAATTCAAGTTCCTTGTGCTAGGCTCAGTAATGGCCCCCAAGGATGTTCTTGTCCTAAGCCCCACGATCTGTGGGTATGTCACCTTACATGATAAAGGAAACTTTGTAGATGTGATTCAGTTAAGAATGTTGGGATGGGGAGAGTATCCCAGATGGGCCTAATATAATCACCAGGGTCCTTATAAATGGGATTTAGGAAGAGTTGGAGTTAGACAAAGGTAATGTGATGTCAAGCCAGAGAGAAAGCAATTTGAAGATGCTATGCTGCTGTGCTGCTATGCCACTGGCGTTGAATATGGAAGAAGGAAGCTATGAGCCAAGGGATGTAGATGGCCTCTGGAATCTGgataaggcaagaaaatgaattctTCCTTGGgacctccagaaggaaccagcccaGTTGAAGCCTTAGCTTTTACCCAGTGAAGcttatttcagacttctggcctccagaattgtaagggaataaatgtatgctgttttaagccactaagtttgtcaTACTATTTTATAGCAGCATcatgaaactaaaaaaaatcacCCACCCAGATTAAATCACTTCTCCTTTGTCCTAGAAATTCTATAACCATTACCCTCTCCAAGACACTATTTAACATTTTACTCAAACAGTGACACATCATTCTGGTAACAACTACAAAAGGAAAGCTCCACTTTTGTACTCTTTTTATGAAAGGGGAAAGTGAAATTTAGTTTAATCAGCAAACTTGACCTCAGGTCACAATGTTAGAAGATGTTTGAGCTGGAATCTACTCCTAGGTCAGTCTAATTCTCACAGCTCATGTTCTTAATTGCCATATGAGCTTACTGCATATCCTTCCTCATACTTTCCATGTTCTAAATTAAGATATCTATGTTGGGTTTTTAATacttcaattttaaatatttatcctgGAATCACACATGAGGTATTCTGGACAGAGACAGATTTCTTATCAGTTACCTCACAGTAAAGAAGAATGTCAGCCCCCATTTGTCCCCAAGCTTTACCTCCTAGATAAGGCAATGAAAGCCAGGTGAATTGTCCCATTCAAATAGCTGGACACTCATAAACCAgtgatttttctttacttttaaaggaGAAGGATGCAGCTGTCTGCCTCCTATCCTGAAAGGGTCTCCTTGGAAACTTACTAGGCTTGAGTTCTAACTCTAACCCTCTggtatagaaataaaaatctccccAAGTTCTGTGTCTTCATCCCTTTTGGTATGCCAATACCTAGGGAGATGACACTCCAATCTCTCCAGCAACCTGACACCTAGAGACCAAGTACTGGCTGTAACCACTTGAACATCTCAGAGAGATGAGGACTTTTATTATCCTTTAGAATTATTTCCAGGAAACTAGACAAAACCTAAAGATCTTGTTCTTGTGGTCAATGAAGAGTCTTGGGAGGCTAAGATTTTTGTCCAGAAATGGCGAGAAATTCAGGGAAGTTTTATTTCCTTATGGCCTAAAATATATGCCCTGGACTTGGGGTTAGGGAGTCAATGTTGCATTTATGGAGCTTCCAGGGTAGTGGACATTCATTTACCTCTGAATAGTTTATAAATTGCTTTTACATCTCATCTGATTCATCTTAGCAAATAACACTGGAGCTATGAAGAGACTAGTTAGCttacttttaagggagaaaatgGGGTCTCAgagaaattttcttctaaatcACCCAGCTGCTTAGGAAAGACCTCTAAAAGTTTCCAGGTCTGCAGACTGCCAACACAGCCCTCTTTCCTCTACTTAAGATTATAAAGTAGGGTCAAGAATAGAACTCAAGGAATAGGTCCTGAATGACAGATAACCACACACACTGCCTTGCCTCCCTTATGTGTGCAGAAACTTTCTTCCTTTACTGATTTGTAATGTACTCTTTCCCAGATGACTGAGATATTTGCTTACCGTGAGATGACAGCCTTTGTTTCTTTCATGGAAAGTGGATGTGTTTCTGAAATTCTGGGACAATGCTAAGTGCAAATTTACAGGTTTAGAATATATTTCATTGAATAGTAGAACAAAAAGCTTCAGTAGATTTTAAACCATCACCACACTGTTACCAAGCACAGTACTATTACCACTGCGTGACATGCACAGAGGCcagattttgaaaaaagaaaccagaggcaAGGTTCAACTCTATCTCTCTGACCCAATACTTAAGGGAGAGTTTGGAATGGAAGGTGAGAGGTGGGGACAGAAGTGGGGAGGTTTGACTTGGAATAGTCCAGTTGGTTAATTACAGAGCTGATCCATACGTGGTAGCGGATTTTAGACCAGATCTTCCTTATTGAAGGGCCTCTCACATTTAATCTGCATCTGATGTCTTCCTGTCCTTGTAATCTTAGTTCCAAGGGAGGTAACCTCTGTTCCTGGTGTCTCAGAGATCATCTAAAGTACAGGAGTATTTTCTGTGCATGGTCAGGTTATATGACCTGTAGTCAAAGAAGCTCAGAAGAAAAGTTTATGGgaacagaagacactcccttccCACAAACCAGTTTTGTCCTGCCCATAATTTCAATACTTAGGAAGCACTGGAACAGTATGCAACTAAAACACAGCATTCATAGATGTTAGAGAATGAAATTTTTTATCAATTTACCATTACACAGATcaagttcttttttccttttttgttttcccatGGTGTAAATTGTTTGTACTCTGAGGAGGAATTCACTTTACTAAAATTAACTCCCAGGTGCATTAATAGGGAAACATGCATAATTATTTGAAAAAccatttaacaaaataatttaaatgagagCTCTTGCTGTAAAAACTATTCAAATTTGGGAACTTTTTAAGAGCTAGAATTGAATAACAGGTTGGTGATagtgaaaaaaatctatattttatcTAAAATAGGGATTCTCAGTGGTCTGCTTGGACTTTGAGAAAGCATCAAATATATCTTCTTGAATAGGAGAGAAATAACAGAAGAGACAGCCAGTCACAGACTTTAAAAAGGCATGATCTATAGTTTGTTATAAATTCACAGCACTTTGGGTACTCAGAAGGAATAAAAAGGTTGAGAGGtataaaacaaaacttaagcatgaatttttttgtaaaagctttattttcatgttattaataagaatgtattaagaaatatttaaacctttctatttcaaaaaatagaaaaacattgcATAATTAATGCTAAACAAGGCATTATGCCTTACAAGGAAGACATAAAATGTCCAAGGGATATTTAGAACATTGTAGCCTTTACAGCTTCAACATTAGAAATATTGAACACAGActgtgaaattatttcaataaataattgaCATTCTTCCATACAAaagagatacacacacacacacacacacacacacacacacacacacacacgcattctGCTATCCTAACAGTGAGATGACTGTCTATTTGTTTGGGTGCCCTCCGCTATTTACCTCCAGCCTCTTTCACAATGGCTAGGATGTTACTGAGATTCCCAGAAAGCATCAGTTCAATGAATGGAGAACATTTAAAACCATCATCTTTAAGTAAAGTCAGAACTGAGCTTTGATTTAACATAACAATGACTCAAAAATAACAGTACAGTGAATTGCCAAATACACTTACAtctttaaatttcagataaaacaaaccacaaacatttgaaaaaaataaatacagataaataaatagaaggaaattctCATAATAAATAGGCAAACAAATTAAGCACAGTCCAGCTGTCCTCAGGAGAcgtctgttttctcttctttcttttcgcCTTCTCTAAAGATATAACCTCCTTCAGGAACAGTCACTGATGAGCTTCCATCTCTCAACTGGTGCTGCTTCTATGTGGAGAAAATTGTTGCCGTTAGTAGATACTAAAAACACCCATCTGTTCAGCCTTCTTCCCCTGCCTCAGATTCCTGACACCCTTCAATTTCCTGAATGAGACTGCTCCTCCAGCCTTGTGCCAAGTAATTACTGGCACTGATGCCCTGGGTGCTGTTTGATTAGGAATATAGCACCAGTGGTGGCAATTGCATTATCGCTTTCAAAACCCAACACATCTTGATCATTCCTGTATGTCACATTGGGCTAAAAATGAGCATGCACGTCCTCATTTATCCTCAGTAAACCCATGATGTAGCTaccattattttccccattttattgagactcaaagagattaaaaatgtcTTCTGTTACAGGGCTAATAGGGGAGAGGGTGCAGCTCTCTTTGAGCACAGGTGAGTCTTAACTGCAACACCTCTTCTCTTCACAGCCCAGGATGCCCCAAATCAAGAGTTCCACTTGGTTTTGAAACCCAAGAGGATCTAAGATAAGCAGTTTGTTCTTTAAGACGAAGGAGGCATTTTAGGATCAATGGCcaaatttacttaatattttatgaACACACATTTACCTACTTTCATTTGAAAAGAGATTTGCCACCAGAGCAGATTAATGATCTTCCTGAcagtttttgtgaaaataacaatCATGATTTGAATACTTCAGCTAACTCAAGATTTCCCCAAAATACTTTTCACGAGGCAGATGCCAGTCTTTGTGACCAATGAGTCCAGGCACAGGTTGCAAATAAAAACGCTAACTCACCGGTTCAGCATCTTTTGGAGCATTTTCTTAACCATGGGGGCTGCGGGGTTGAGACAAGCTTCCTGCCCATTCTTGAGAGTGGCTCTgcaggagaagggagaagggccATGAGGTCGGGCTGGGGAGTCAGATGTGGGCACGCGAGGGGCGGCTGAGTCGGTGAGCGGCAGCGCGGGGCGGAACTTACATGACTTCGGTTTGGGCGCAGTGGGCTCCCGGGGACGTCACCTTCACGCTTTCGATGTTCTTGAGGTGAATTCCCTGCACGGTCTGCAGGCAGTGGCAGCGCAGTTCAGAGACCACGGGCGCCCCTGGAAGGAGATCAAAGACCGGTTAGCGGGACTGTCTTCCCCAGGGGCGCCCACCCGACGCCTGGCTGCCGGTGGGGTCCCGGGTGCGGGCTCAGGTCTCACCTGCTGCGCGCCGGCCGGCGGCGAGCacgagcagcagcagcagcgcggCGGGGAGCAGCCGGGGAGCGCGGGGGGCGGCGGCCAGGGCGGCGCGGGCCATGGTGCTCGGCTCGGAGGGCGGGAGGTGCCGGTGCGTGGAGCGCGAGAGCGGGCTCTGGTTGAGCTGCCTGCGGTCCGGGCTCTGCGGCTCCCGGTGACCGGCGACCCCTTTTATCCATGGCTGGGTAGGAAAGTCCGTTGTCCCGCGGCCAGGGAAATTCCCGGTCGTCCCGGGCTGGTCCCTGAGTCCGGAAGGAACGCGCTGGCCCCGCCTCGGGGCTGGAGGGGGATGGAAGCGGGTGCATGTGTGTTTGCCACTTCATTAGCGGAGGCACCTTAAGGAATGTTGGTTATGAGAACTGGGGAAATTAATTCGGGGGCGGGGGGCATTGGAGCGGGACGACCTGCTTCTCCATTTTTATGTAGgtatatatatgcttattttcTGATTTAAGATTTAATTTTTATCTGCATAAACACACTCTGAAAATTTACTGCCGTCTTAGATTACACATAAGAACTTCCGCCTATTTCCTGTTTTCTGCAAGTACAAATAAATCACAGTTTGTGCCATATCGTACCACTAGTGTTTGGAGACCAGCCTTTAACTTAGACAAATTTTCGAAATATCTCCTGACTTCCTCTCTGAAATTCTGGAAGTTCCCAAACTCGAGTAAGCCACCAGTATcacatttgttgttttttaaatgtatgtggaGTTTTAATCCACAAAATAGCCTCCGGTAGATCTTTCGAGAGTtattacagataagaaaaatgagTGGCAAGGAATTTCAGTATTTTGCCCAAGTATTCATTGTAAATAAAATCCAGTATTTGAGTTCCAAACAGTGCAGCTTGGGCTactgtattataatttattttttttttttgaagcaagTGATTGATAATTTGAAGATAAgagttttcccttctttttttagtttgttattCATATAGTTAAATAGTTCAACTTCACCTTTTCATAAGGCTCAAAATTAGCAAAGTGGTCAaaagtctccagtgttttagttCACTAAAAGCAAGAATcttattttgttgcttaaataTTATTTGCTTAAATTAAAAATCTATACCTATATCTATTTTTCATCTGCCTATCTATCATCACCTTTGTATCCCCCTAATTTTCCAAACCAATCTACTTCACTTCAAAAATTAGGTGAATGGAGATGAATGCTCTGCCCTGGAACCTGCCTATACCAGGACTTT is a window encoding:
- the LOC143667983 gene encoding growth-regulated protein homolog gamma-like, which produces MARAALAAAPRAPRLLPAALLLLLVLAAGRRAAGAPVVSELRCHCLQTVQGIHLKNIESVKVTSPGAHCAQTEVIATLKNGQEACLNPAAPMVKKMLQKMLNRSSTS